From the genome of Actinomycetota bacterium, one region includes:
- a CDS encoding (2Fe-2S)-binding protein, with product MEITVTINGTERTADVEPRMLLVHFIRDVAALTGTHVGCDTTSCGACTVLLDGTPIKSCTMFAVQADGREVTTVEGLMSDGQLHPIQAAFKEEHGLQCGFCTPGMMLVGKALLDRNPRPTEDEIRWEISGNICRCTGYMNIVKAIQTAGATS from the coding sequence ATGGAGATCACGGTCACGATCAACGGCACCGAGCGAACCGCCGACGTCGAGCCGCGAATGCTGCTCGTTCACTTCATCCGCGACGTCGCCGCACTCACGGGAACGCACGTCGGCTGCGACACGACCAGCTGCGGGGCGTGCACCGTTCTCCTCGACGGCACGCCGATCAAGTCGTGCACGATGTTCGCCGTCCAGGCCGACGGTCGCGAGGTCACGACCGTCGAGGGCCTCATGTCGGATGGGCAGCTGCACCCGATCCAGGCCGCGTTCAAGGAGGAGCACGGCCTGCAGTGCGGCTTCTGCACGCCGGGCATGATGCTCGTCGGCAAGGCGCTTCTCGATCGGAACCCGCGGCCGACCGAGGACGAGATCCGCTGGGAGATCTCCGGCAACATCTGCCGCTGCACCGGATACATGAACATCGTGAAGGCAATCCAGACCGCCGGCGCGACTAGTTAA
- a CDS encoding xanthine dehydrogenase family protein subunit M, with translation MLPARFEYHRPASLDEALGLLGSLDDAKVLAGGQSLIPVMKLRFSAPSHLVDVNRLPDLDRIDVDDGTLRIGALVRHGQMARSEVVEARHPLLSSTAPQISDPLVRNLGTVGGSLAHADPAGDWGSAMLAAGASVALRGTRGEREVPVSEFLVDIFTTSIEPDELLTEVRVPLPKAKLGGAYLKLERKIGDFATVGVAVQVEMANGTIDRAGIGLTGVGSKNIQATDAERSLAGAEPTESAFAEAGRLAAAACDPVSDIRGSSEYKRNVVEVYVRRGLARAVDMV, from the coding sequence ATGCTTCCTGCACGGTTCGAGTACCACCGCCCCGCATCGCTCGACGAGGCGTTGGGACTGCTCGGCTCGCTCGACGACGCAAAGGTCCTCGCCGGCGGGCAGAGCCTCATCCCGGTTATGAAGCTGCGGTTCTCCGCGCCCTCACATCTGGTGGACGTCAACCGCCTACCGGACCTTGACCGGATCGATGTCGACGACGGGACGTTGCGGATCGGCGCGCTCGTCCGTCACGGCCAGATGGCCCGATCCGAAGTCGTCGAGGCCCGCCACCCGCTCCTCTCCTCAACGGCGCCGCAGATCTCCGACCCGCTCGTGCGGAACCTCGGGACCGTGGGCGGCTCGCTCGCCCACGCCGATCCGGCCGGCGACTGGGGGTCGGCGATGCTCGCCGCGGGCGCGAGTGTCGCGTTGAGAGGCACGCGAGGCGAGCGCGAGGTCCCCGTATCGGAGTTCCTCGTCGACATCTTCACCACTTCGATCGAGCCCGACGAGCTCCTCACCGAGGTGCGCGTCCCGCTGCCGAAGGCGAAGCTCGGCGGCGCGTACCTCAAGCTCGAGCGGAAGATCGGCGACTTCGCGACGGTCGGCGTCGCCGTTCAGGTCGAGATGGCGAACGGGACGATCGACCGCGCCGGCATCGGTCTCACCGGCGTGGGATCGAAGAACATCCAGGCGACCGACGCCGAGCGTTCCCTGGCCGGCGCGGAGCCGACCGAATCGGCGTTCGCGGAAGCGGGTCGTCTCGCCGCGGCCGCGTGCGATCCGGTCAGCGACATCCGCGGCTCGTCCGAGTACAAGCGCAACGTGGTCGAGGTGTACGTCCGACGGGGGCTCGCCCGCGCGGTGGACATGGTTTAG
- a CDS encoding (2Fe-2S)-binding protein, whose product MTHVSVTVNGVAREADVEPRTLLVYLLRETLGLTGTNVGCDTSSCGSCTVLLDGESVKSCTLLAAQADGRDVSTIEGLASDGQLHPIQEAFHRNHGLQCGYCTPGMVMAAKGYLDENPNPTEEQVREALEGNLCRCTGYHNIVKSILDAADEMSGAKA is encoded by the coding sequence GTGACGCATGTCTCGGTCACCGTCAACGGGGTTGCGCGGGAAGCCGACGTCGAACCGCGCACACTGCTCGTCTATCTCCTCAGGGAGACACTGGGGCTCACGGGGACGAATGTCGGTTGCGACACGTCCTCGTGCGGCTCATGCACTGTCTTGCTCGACGGAGAGTCAGTGAAGTCGTGCACGCTGCTGGCCGCACAGGCCGACGGCCGTGACGTCTCGACGATCGAAGGGCTGGCCAGCGACGGTCAGCTGCATCCGATCCAGGAGGCGTTCCATCGCAACCACGGGCTGCAGTGCGGGTACTGCACGCCGGGCATGGTGATGGCCGCGAAGGGCTATCTGGACGAGAACCCCAATCCCACGGAGGAGCAGGTGCGCGAGGCCCTCGAGGGCAACCTGTGCCGCTGCACCGGCTACCACAACATCGTGAAGTCGATCCTCGACGCCGCTGACGAGATGAGCGGCGCGAAGGCGTAG
- a CDS encoding xanthine dehydrogenase family protein molybdopterin-binding subunit, with translation MAVTERSVGSPVLRKEDPEFLTGRARYTDDLSLQGMLWMAVVRSPYAHARVKSVDVSNALAMDGVVAAFSGRDFEWAGPLLMAWPVTEDINNPSHYPLAAEKARYQGDGVAVVVAESRALAEDAAEMIGVDYDPLPAVVEVEAALAEGAPLVHDEFGTNRSYSWKLTNGDVNKVFSGAPVVVEEHYRVQRQVPNAMEPRAILVEPNMASGQFTMWTSTQIPHIVRTAMAIATGIAESKLRIIAPRVGGGFGSKLQVYPEEALALELARRLGRPIKWTETRSEGYLATHHGRDQVQKIELAANEDGKILGYRTLVLANMGAYLRIIAPGTPVLGAFLYCGCYQGEAYQIQIEGVFTNTTPVDAYRGAGRPEATNAIERAIDALARRVSKDPVEIRRMNFVPPFTEATASVGGLTIDSGNYPATLDRALELFDYDQLRKEQQARRDSGDLRQLGIGFSTYLENCGWGPSRVIGGVLKYAGGGWEAATVRCHPTGKVVLVVGTTPHGQGNETTFAQIVSDELGVPVDDVEVLFGDTDIAPSGWDTYGSRSAAVGTPAVSRACKKVIEKARKIAAHELEVAASDLDYKAGGFHVRGAPAVTRTIGELAFSAWRGHNLPDEMEPGLEESAFFDPKNLVFPFGAHICAVEVDTETGDVEVVKYVAVDDVGPIVNPQIVDGQVVGGVIQGIAEALYEEAVYDPNGQLLSSNMSTYAVPAATEVPSIVTGTHVTPSTTNELGIKGVGETGTIASPPAVLNAVVDALSHLGVTEIDRPATSENVWRAIRAAKEGGA, from the coding sequence ATAGCAGTCACGGAGAGATCCGTCGGGAGCCCTGTCCTCCGAAAGGAGGATCCAGAGTTCCTCACCGGAAGGGCCAGGTACACCGACGACCTGAGCCTGCAGGGGATGCTGTGGATGGCCGTCGTCCGGAGCCCGTACGCGCATGCGAGGGTGAAGAGCGTCGACGTATCGAACGCCCTGGCCATGGACGGGGTTGTCGCCGCGTTCTCCGGCCGGGACTTCGAGTGGGCGGGCCCGCTGCTCATGGCCTGGCCGGTCACCGAGGACATCAACAACCCGTCGCACTACCCGCTCGCGGCGGAGAAGGCCCGCTATCAGGGCGACGGAGTCGCGGTCGTCGTCGCCGAGTCCCGGGCGCTCGCGGAAGACGCCGCCGAGATGATCGGGGTCGACTACGACCCCCTGCCGGCAGTCGTCGAGGTGGAGGCCGCGCTCGCCGAGGGGGCCCCGCTCGTGCACGATGAGTTCGGCACCAACCGCAGCTACAGCTGGAAGCTCACCAATGGCGACGTCAACAAGGTGTTCTCGGGGGCCCCCGTTGTCGTCGAGGAGCACTACCGCGTACAGCGGCAGGTGCCCAACGCCATGGAGCCGCGGGCGATCCTCGTCGAGCCGAACATGGCTTCGGGCCAGTTCACGATGTGGACCTCGACCCAGATCCCACACATCGTCAGGACGGCGATGGCGATCGCCACGGGGATTGCGGAGTCGAAACTGCGGATCATCGCGCCACGCGTTGGAGGTGGGTTCGGCTCGAAGCTCCAGGTGTACCCGGAGGAGGCGTTGGCGCTGGAGCTCGCTCGGCGGCTCGGCCGGCCCATCAAGTGGACCGAGACCCGGTCGGAGGGCTACCTGGCCACCCATCACGGCCGCGATCAGGTCCAGAAGATCGAGCTCGCCGCGAACGAAGACGGCAAGATCCTCGGCTACCGCACGCTCGTCCTCGCCAACATGGGCGCGTACTTGCGGATCATCGCGCCGGGGACGCCGGTGCTCGGAGCCTTCTTGTACTGCGGTTGCTACCAGGGCGAGGCGTACCAGATCCAGATCGAGGGGGTCTTCACCAACACGACCCCGGTTGATGCGTACCGGGGGGCGGGGCGGCCCGAAGCAACCAACGCGATCGAACGTGCGATCGATGCGCTCGCCCGGCGTGTCAGCAAGGATCCGGTGGAGATCAGGCGCATGAACTTCGTGCCGCCGTTCACCGAGGCCACCGCGTCGGTCGGCGGGCTCACGATCGACTCCGGCAACTACCCGGCGACCCTCGACCGGGCCTTGGAGCTGTTCGACTACGACCAGCTCCGCAAGGAGCAACAGGCCCGCCGGGACAGCGGAGACCTGAGGCAGCTCGGGATCGGCTTCTCGACCTACCTCGAGAACTGCGGGTGGGGCCCGTCCCGCGTCATCGGTGGCGTCCTCAAGTACGCCGGCGGCGGATGGGAGGCCGCAACGGTGCGCTGTCACCCCACGGGGAAGGTGGTGCTGGTCGTCGGAACCACCCCACACGGCCAAGGCAACGAGACCACGTTCGCGCAGATCGTTTCCGACGAGCTCGGCGTTCCGGTCGACGACGTCGAGGTGCTGTTCGGTGACACCGACATCGCCCCCAGCGGTTGGGACACCTACGGCAGTCGGAGCGCGGCGGTCGGGACACCCGCGGTCTCCCGCGCCTGCAAGAAGGTGATCGAGAAGGCGCGCAAGATCGCGGCGCACGAGCTCGAGGTGGCGGCGAGCGACCTCGACTACAAGGCCGGAGGGTTTCACGTGAGGGGCGCGCCGGCCGTCACGAGAACCATCGGAGAGCTCGCCTTCTCGGCGTGGCGGGGTCATAACTTGCCCGATGAGATGGAGCCGGGACTCGAGGAGTCCGCGTTCTTCGATCCGAAGAACCTGGTGTTCCCGTTCGGGGCGCACATCTGCGCAGTCGAGGTCGACACCGAGACCGGCGATGTGGAGGTTGTGAAGTACGTCGCGGTCGACGACGTGGGTCCGATCGTGAACCCGCAGATCGTCGATGGCCAGGTGGTCGGCGGCGTCATCCAGGGGATCGCGGAGGCGCTGTACGAGGAAGCTGTCTACGACCCCAACGGGCAGCTCCTCAGCTCCAACATGAGCACATATGCGGTTCCGGCGGCCACGGAAGTTCCGTCGATCGTGACGGGGACCCACGTGACGCCCTCGACGACGAACGAGCTCGGGATCAAGGGGGTTGGCGAGACGGGGACGATAGCCTCGCCTCCGGCGGTGCTGAACGCCGTCGTCGACGCCCTGTCGCACCTCGGGGTAACGGAGATCGATCGGCCCGCTACGTCCGAGAACGTCTGGCGAGCGATCCGAGCGGCGAAGGAGGGTGGGGCATGA
- a CDS encoding xanthine dehydrogenase family protein subunit M, which yields MIPAPFEYERAGSVDETIALLDQNEGAKILAGGHSLLPLMRLRLASPSMLVDITRIGELKYIREDGDRIAIGALTRHHDVANSELLQRVCPILPYAASKVGDPQVRHVGTIGGSVSHGDPAGDMPAVLLALGAEMTVRGPNGANRTVKADDFFRGLFEPDLASNEVVTEIHVPTTAGRGWSYVKFNRRAQDWALVGVAALASNGAPAAVTLTNMADRPMHASGVEEELARGADPAKAAERADENTRPPSDAFASAEYRHELVKVLVRRALEEALRR from the coding sequence ATGATCCCAGCACCGTTCGAGTACGAGCGCGCCGGATCGGTGGACGAAACGATCGCGCTGCTAGATCAGAACGAGGGCGCCAAGATCCTCGCTGGCGGCCACTCGCTGCTGCCATTGATGCGGCTGCGTCTGGCGAGTCCGTCGATGCTGGTGGACATCACGCGGATCGGCGAGCTGAAGTACATCCGCGAGGACGGTGACAGGATCGCGATCGGCGCGTTGACCCGCCACCACGACGTGGCGAACAGCGAGCTACTCCAGCGGGTGTGCCCGATCCTCCCGTACGCCGCGAGCAAGGTCGGCGACCCGCAGGTGCGGCACGTCGGAACGATCGGCGGCTCGGTCTCGCACGGCGATCCGGCCGGCGACATGCCCGCAGTGTTGCTCGCGCTCGGCGCCGAGATGACCGTGCGCGGTCCGAACGGCGCGAACCGGACGGTGAAGGCCGACGATTTCTTCCGCGGGCTGTTCGAGCCCGATCTCGCGTCGAACGAGGTCGTCACCGAGATTCATGTGCCCACGACCGCCGGGCGAGGGTGGAGCTACGTGAAGTTCAATCGACGCGCGCAGGACTGGGCGCTCGTCGGAGTCGCCGCGCTCGCGTCGAACGGCGCGCCAGCGGCGGTGACGCTGACGAACATGGCCGACCGGCCGATGCACGCCTCGGGCGTCGAGGAGGAGCTCGCCCGCGGCGCCGATCCAGCGAAGGCGGCCGAGCGCGCAGACGAGAACACCCGTCCTCCATCGGACGCGTTCGCAAGCGCCGAGTATCGCCACGAGCTCGTCAAAGTCCTCGTCAGGCGCGCGCTTGAGGAGGCGTTGCGCCGCTAG